One Globicephala melas chromosome 4, mGloMel1.2, whole genome shotgun sequence genomic window carries:
- the DCBLD2 gene encoding discoidin, CUB and LCCL domain-containing protein 2 isoform X5, whose protein sequence is MGERVRIKFGDFDIEDSDSCHFNYLRIYNGIGVSRTEIGKYCGLGLQMNHSIESKSNEITVLFMSGIHVSGRGFLASYSVIDKQDLITCLDTASSFLEPEFSKYCPAGCLLPFAEISGTIPHGYRDSSPLCMAGVHAGVVSNILGGRISVVISKGIPYYESSLANNVTSVVGHLSTSLFTFKTSGCYGTLGMESGVIADAQITASSVLEWTDHTGQENSWKPEKARLKKPGPPWAAFATDEYQWLQIDLNKEKKITGIVTTGSTMVEHNYYVSAYRILYSDDGQRWTVYREPGVEQDKIFQGNKDYHQDVRNNFLPPIIARFIRVNPTQWQQKIAMKVELLGCQFIPKGRPPKLTQPPPPRSSSDLKNTTAPPKIAKGRAPKFTQPLQPRSSNEFPAHTEQTTATPEIKNTTITPNVTKDVALAAVLVPVLVMVLTTLILILVCAWHWRNRKKKAEGTYDLPYWDRAGWWKGMKQFLPAKSVEHEETPVRYSSSEVNHLSPREVTTVLQADSAEYAQPLVGGIVGTLHQRSTFKPEEGKEAGYADLDPYSSPVQEVYHAYAEPLPVTGPEYATPIVVDMSGHPTASVGLPSASTFKAAGNQPPPLVGTYNTLLSRTDSCSSAQAQYDTPKGGKPAPSAPDELVYQVPQSAQGASGAGRAGECGVSKEAL, encoded by the exons GCAAATACTGTGGTCTGGGGTTGCAAATGAACCATTCAATTGAatcaaaaagcaatgaaattacaGTGCTGTTCATGAGTGGAATTCATGTTTCTGGACGAGGATTTTTGGCTTCATACTCGGTTATAGATAAGCAAG atctAATTACTTGTTTAGACACTGCATCCAGTTTTTTGGAACCTGAGTTCAG CAAATACTGCCCCGCTGGTTGTCTGCTTCCTTTTGCTGAGATATCTGGAACAATCCCTCATGGATATAGAGAT TCCTCACCATTGTGCATGGCTGGTGTGCATGCAGGCGTAGTGTCAAACATTTTGGGTGGCCGGATTAGTGTCGTAATTAGTAAAGGCATCCCGTACTATGAAAGTTCTTTGGCTAACAACGTAACGTCTGTGGT gGGACACTTATCTACAAGTCTTTTTACATTTAAGACAAGTG gTTGTTATGGAACACTGGGCATGGAATCTGGCGTGATCGCCGATGCTCAAATAACGGCATCATCTGTGCTGGAGTGGACGGACCACACAGGGCAAGAGAACAGCTGGAAACCCGAAAAGGCCAGGCTGAAAAAACCTGGACCTCCTTGGGCCGCTTTTGCCACTGATGAATATCAGTGGTTGCAAATAGATCTGAATAAGGAAAAGAAGATCACAG GCATTGTAACCACCGGCTCCACCATGGTGGAGCACAATTACTATGTGTCAGCCTACAGAATTCTGTACAGTGATGATGGGCAGAGATGGACTGTGTACAGAGAGCCTGGTGTGGAGCAGGATAAG atatttcaaGGAAACAAAGATTATCACCAGGATGTGCGTAATAACTTTTTGCCACCAATTATTGCACGTTTTATTAGAGTGAATCCTACCCAATGGCAGCAGAAAATTGCCATGAAAGTGGAACTGCTTGGATGTCAGTTTATTCCTAAAG GTCGTCCTCCAAAACTTACTCAGCCTCCACCTCCTCGGAGCAGCAGTGACCTCAAAAACACTACAGCCCCTCCAAAAATAGCCAAAG GTCGTGCCCCCAAATTTACTCAACCACTACAACCTCGAAGTAGCAATGAATTTCCTGCACACACAGAGCAAACAACTGCCACTCCTGAAATCAAAAATACCACCATAACTCCAAATGTGACCAAAG atgtagcCTTGGCCGCCGTCCTTGTCCCTGTGCTGGTCATGGTCCTTACCACTCTCATTCTCATACTAGTGTGTGCTTGGCATTGGAGAAACAG aaagaaaaaagctgaaggCACCTATGACTTACCTTACTGGGACCGGGCAG gttggtggaaaggaatgAAGCAGTTTCTTCCTGCCAAATCAGTGGAGCACGAGGAAACCCCAGTTCGCTACAGCAGTAGTGAAGTGAATCACTTGAGTCCTAGAGAAGTCACCACGGTGCTGCAGGCTGACTCTGCAG AGTATGCACAGCCACTTGTGGGAGGAATTGTTGGCACACTCCATCAGAGATCTACCTTTAAACCAGAGGAAGGCAAAGAAGCAGGCTATGCTGACCTAGACCCTTACAGCTCCCCTGTGCAGGAAGTCTATCATGCCTATGCTGAACCACTCCCGGTTACTGGGCCCGAGTACGCAACCCCAATTGTCGTGGATATGTCCGGGCACCCCACAGCTTCGGTTGGCCTGCCCTCAGCGTCCACTTTCAAAGCTGCAGGGAACCAACCTCCCCCTCTGGTGGGAACATACAACACCCTTCTCTCCAGGACTGACAGCTGCTCCTCAGCCCAGGCCCAGTATGATACGCCGAAAGGTGGGAAGCCGGCTCCAAGTGCCCCAGACGAGTTGGTATACCAAGTGCCACAGAGCGCACAGGGGGCATCAGGAGCAGGGAGGGCTGGCGAGTGTGGTGTTTCTAAAGAAGCCCTTTGA